One genomic window of Anticarsia gemmatalis isolate Benzon Research Colony breed Stoneville strain chromosome 23, ilAntGemm2 primary, whole genome shotgun sequence includes the following:
- the mim gene encoding missing-in-metastasis isoform X1, which translates to MTMEGTTEKDCSPLWNLYQQIVSDMKNSAPMWEEFISKATKLHSALKSALVAIAAFLDAFQKIADAATNARGATKEIGTALTRVCLRHRAIETRMKTFISALMDTLITPLSERADEWRRGSCATGALSREHARECKRARAELRRRVTEAQRHARKARRAPPDAKRRNEVCMQDIQERKQQLEEMEEKAVKAALIEERSRFCHFVSLLNPVVESEVAMLAEVGHLQEGSEQLIRHTAEPRTLPAASLQVICDVKSCYSGWAESGSAPHSPSASSRLGSRKSSLTSISSLNSQCSDHQHGVSGSTVSCSTPISNASSAGTIPAPTSESQHCLSQSTFRLASVCSADSGFRSQDALLRRSLYVDNGSDNQSVSSECITQAKSNIEDEHDGDEHDVISNAASATWPDLKDTAQFERAASAIMGGRPHTISAAYERGHPRPALSVHTFTHSEHEVSQPRESGIYARPPLPTRCSSLERPSVPSKSGNANTCQQEFKPTKPSSLPPHLTKEMPQALYVNMSELATLAASRAQQHNAEHQPQQEKVCSESSASESSLESSSGYGSQGAFAAEDHAHQHQVQHADVESEIVTLRRDSDASVAAARESFSISLGSLEEAVRSLDEASETPAFATIGKKPAVPKRRPVSMTATVWSRRGSSSSLGKPPPPVRRSSSISRPQRPPYVQNNSQPGQMGSSEADNLPPPPAFLLQPDNETSGGDYDDSHINVAETVKQLTELKHMPASPGIVRRSLQQLQNQNNANPQSPTQPSLSTFQQAKSNFSSNTSLNSTGNLNPIYGQTGHRIMAYVENSMYVRKNSLNSSNSDLMRENSGGIYGEGRGSPHGSSPSTPSYGENNSFSSFGPRVSNESHYGQTGFKLQQREEKKYGQNTIYAQPLEIMAGFTSLARHDALSPLALRKNIAARSHSADRHHVEHGGLIASLSAKLAPQLSPRTSRRAISTITHSDQPHKGKSSMPAAVQPAFLDKLSATIQQQRRQLDSTRAKSVRDMINAHAQPDPRVCHTSLMEQIKRGATLRRNKHCNDRSAPKIR; encoded by the exons GTGCTACGAAGGAGATAGGTACGGCTCTGACGCGCGTCTGTCTACGTCACCGCGCCATAGAGACAAGGATGAAGACTTTCATAAG TGCACTAATGGACACACTAATAACTCCTCTATCTGAACGCGCGGACGAATGGCGCCGTGGTTCATGCGCTACCGGCGCGCTCAGCCGCGAACACGCTCGGGAGTGCAAGCGAGCCCGCGCCGAACTTCGTCGAAGAGTCACCGAAGCACAGCGACATGCTAGGAAGGCGAGGCGAGCGCCGCCCGATGCGAAGAGGAGGAATGAAGTCTGCATGCAG GACATACAAGAGCGCAAGCAGCAGCTCGAGGAAATGGAAGAGAAAGCAGTGAAGGCGGCACTCATTGAAGAGCGAAGCCGCTTCTGTCACTTCGTGTCACTGCTCAACCCAGTAGTG GAGTCTGAAGTGGCGATGCTAGCCGAAGTGGGCCACTTACAAGAAGGCAGTGAGCAACTGATCAGACACACAGCCGAGCCCAGGACATTGCCTGCAGCTAGTTTACAG GTGATTTGCGATGTAAAGTCGTGCTACAGCGGGTGGGCGGAGAGCGGCTCGGCGCCGCACTCGCCGTCGGCGTCGTCCCGCCTCGGCAGCCGCAAGTCTTCCCTCACGTCTATATCCTCGCTCAACAGCCAGTGCTCCGACCATCAACACG GTGTATCAGGCTCGACAGTGAGCTGTTCAACTCCGATATCGAACGCATCATCCGCCGGTACCATTCCGGCGCCCACCAGCGAGTCACAACACTGTCTTTCACAG TCCACATTCCGGCTGGCTAGTGTGTGCAGCGCTGACTCCGGGTTCCGTTCCCAGGACGCGCTCCTACGACGCTCGCTCTACGTTGACAAT GGTTCCGACAATCAGAGCGTAAGCAGCGAATGTATAACTCAAGCGAAGAGTAACATCGAAGACGAACACGATGGTGATGAACATGACGTCATCAGTAACGCAG CATCAGCCACTTGGCCAGATTTGAAAGACACAGCGCAATTCGAGAGGGCAGCCTCTGCTATCATGGGTGGAAGACCACACACTATTTCTGCTG caTACGAGCGCGGTCACCCGCGGCCCGCGCTCAGCGTGCACACGTTCACGCACTCCGAGCACGAGGTGTCGCAGCCGCGGGAGAGTGGCATCTACGCCAGACCTCCGCTGCCGACT CGATGCTCATCCCTGGAGCGTCCATCAGTACCGAGCAAGTCGGGTAACGCGAACACGTGCCAGCAAGAGTTCAAGCCGACCAAGCCTTCGTCTTTGCCGCCACATCTTACTAAAG AGATGCCACAAGCGTTGTATGTAAACATGTCGGAGCTGGCGACTCTGGCCGCCTCACGCGCCCAACAACATAACGCTGAACATCAACCGCAACAAGAGAAG GTATGCTCAGAAAGCAGTGCGAGTGAATCATCACTTGAATCTTCAAGCGGGTACGGCAGTCAAGGCGCCTTCGCGGCCGAAGACCACGCGCACCAGCACCAGGTCCAACACGCTGATG TCGAGTCCGAGATCGTGACGCTTCGTCGAGACAGCGATGCCTCCGTCGCCGCCGCGAGGGAGAGCTTCTCCATATCCCTCGGGAGTTTAGAGGAGGCCGTGAGGTCCTTGGACGAGGCCAGTGAGACTCCCGCCTTTGCGACTATAGGCAAGAAGCCGGCTGTGCCTAAACGACGGCCCGTGTCTATGACAG CGACCGTTTGGTCTCGCCGTGGATCGTCCAGCTCTTTGGGGAAGCCGCCGCCACCGGTGAGGCGGTCTTCGTCCATTTCGAGACCTCAAAGACCTCCTTAtgtacag AACAACTCTCAACCCGGTCAAATGGGTTCATCAGAAGCGGATAAcctgccgccgccgcccgcgttCCTGCTGCAACCGGACAACGAAACAAGCGGTGGTGATTATGACGACT CTCACATCAACGTAGCAGAAACGGTCAAACAGCTGACCGAGCTGAAACACATGCCAGCATCTCCCGGCATTGTCCGCCGAAGTCTTCAACAACTGCAGAATCAAAACAACGCGAACCCCCAGTCTCCCACACAACCCTCCCTAAGCACTTTCCAACAAGCGAAGAGCAATTTCTCTTCGAACACCAGTCTAAATAGCACTGGGAATCTGAACCCGATATATGGACAGACGGGTCACAGGATAATGGCTTATGTTGAGAATTCAATGTATGTACGAAAGAATAGCTTGAACAGCTCCAATTCGGATTTGATGAGAGAGAATTCGG GAGGTATATACGGCGAAGGCAGAGGCTCACCACACGGCTCGAGCCCTTCCACACCCAGTTATGGAGAGAATAACTCGTTCTCAAGCTTCGGACCGAGGGTGTCTAATGAGTCACATTACGGACAGACTG GCTTCAAGCTGCAGCAGAGGGAAGAAAAGAAGTACGGGCAGAACACGATCTACGCGCAGCCGCTGGAGATCATGGCGGGCTTCACGAGCCTGGCGCGCCACGACGCGCTCAGCCCGCTGGCGCTGCGCAAGAACATCGCCGCGCGCTCGCACTCCGCCGACCGGCACCATGTTGAAC ATGGCGGTTTAATCGCAAGTTTAAGTGCTAAGTTAGCGCCGCAGCTGTCCCCGCGCACTTCTCGCCGCGCGATATCTACTATCACTCATTCGGATCAACCCCATAAAGGAAAAA GTTCGATGCCCGCGGCAGTGCAGCCGGCGTTCTTAGACAAGTTGTCGGCGACGATACAGCAACAGCGGCGGCAGTTAGACTCCACTCGCGCCAAGAGTGTTAGAGACATGATCAATGCTCACGCGCAG CCGGACCCTCGAGTATGTCACACATCATTGATGGAACAAATAAAACGCGGTGCAACGCTGCGCCGCAACAAACACTGCAACGATCGCTCCGCGCCTAAGATACGCTAG
- the mim gene encoding missing-in-metastasis isoform X2 yields MTMEGTTEKDCSPLWNLYQQIVSDMKNSAPMWEEFISKATKLHSALKSALVAIAAFLDAFQKIADAATNARGATKEIGTALTRVCLRHRAIETRMKTFISALMDTLITPLSERADEWRRGSCATGALSREHARECKRARAELRRRVTEAQRHARKARRAPPDAKRRNEVCMQDIQERKQQLEEMEEKAVKAALIEERSRFCHFVSLLNPVVESEVAMLAEVGHLQEGSEQLIRHTAEPRTLPAASLQVICDVKSCYSGWAESGSAPHSPSASSRLGSRKSSLTSISSLNSQCSDHQHGVSGSTVSCSTPISNASSAGTIPAPTSESQHCLSQSTFRLASVCSADSGFRSQDALLRRSLYVDNGSDNQSVSSECITQAKSNIEDEHDGDEHDVISNAASATWPDLKDTAQFERAASAIMGGRPHTISAAYERGHPRPALSVHTFTHSEHEVSQPRESGIYARPPLPTRCSSLERPSVPSKSGNANTCQQEFKPTKPSSLPPHLTKEMPQALYVNMSELATLAASRAQQHNAEHQPQQEKVCSESSASESSLESSSGYGSQGAFAAEDHAHQHQVQHADVESEIVTLRRDSDASVAAARESFSISLGSLEEAVRSLDEASETPAFATIGKKPAVPKRRPVSMTATVWSRRGSSSSLGKPPPPVRRSSSISRPQRPPYVQNNSQPGQMGSSEADNLPPPPAFLLQPDNETSGAHINVAETVKQLTELKHMPASPGIVRRSLQQLQNQNNANPQSPTQPSLSTFQQAKSNFSSNTSLNSTGNLNPIYGQTGHRIMAYVENSMYVRKNSLNSSNSDLMRENSGGIYGEGRGSPHGSSPSTPSYGENNSFSSFGPRVSNESHYGQTGFKLQQREEKKYGQNTIYAQPLEIMAGFTSLARHDALSPLALRKNIAARSHSADRHHVEHGGLIASLSAKLAPQLSPRTSRRAISTITHSDQPHKGKSSMPAAVQPAFLDKLSATIQQQRRQLDSTRAKSVRDMINAHAQPDPRVCHTSLMEQIKRGATLRRNKHCNDRSAPKIR; encoded by the exons GTGCTACGAAGGAGATAGGTACGGCTCTGACGCGCGTCTGTCTACGTCACCGCGCCATAGAGACAAGGATGAAGACTTTCATAAG TGCACTAATGGACACACTAATAACTCCTCTATCTGAACGCGCGGACGAATGGCGCCGTGGTTCATGCGCTACCGGCGCGCTCAGCCGCGAACACGCTCGGGAGTGCAAGCGAGCCCGCGCCGAACTTCGTCGAAGAGTCACCGAAGCACAGCGACATGCTAGGAAGGCGAGGCGAGCGCCGCCCGATGCGAAGAGGAGGAATGAAGTCTGCATGCAG GACATACAAGAGCGCAAGCAGCAGCTCGAGGAAATGGAAGAGAAAGCAGTGAAGGCGGCACTCATTGAAGAGCGAAGCCGCTTCTGTCACTTCGTGTCACTGCTCAACCCAGTAGTG GAGTCTGAAGTGGCGATGCTAGCCGAAGTGGGCCACTTACAAGAAGGCAGTGAGCAACTGATCAGACACACAGCCGAGCCCAGGACATTGCCTGCAGCTAGTTTACAG GTGATTTGCGATGTAAAGTCGTGCTACAGCGGGTGGGCGGAGAGCGGCTCGGCGCCGCACTCGCCGTCGGCGTCGTCCCGCCTCGGCAGCCGCAAGTCTTCCCTCACGTCTATATCCTCGCTCAACAGCCAGTGCTCCGACCATCAACACG GTGTATCAGGCTCGACAGTGAGCTGTTCAACTCCGATATCGAACGCATCATCCGCCGGTACCATTCCGGCGCCCACCAGCGAGTCACAACACTGTCTTTCACAG TCCACATTCCGGCTGGCTAGTGTGTGCAGCGCTGACTCCGGGTTCCGTTCCCAGGACGCGCTCCTACGACGCTCGCTCTACGTTGACAAT GGTTCCGACAATCAGAGCGTAAGCAGCGAATGTATAACTCAAGCGAAGAGTAACATCGAAGACGAACACGATGGTGATGAACATGACGTCATCAGTAACGCAG CATCAGCCACTTGGCCAGATTTGAAAGACACAGCGCAATTCGAGAGGGCAGCCTCTGCTATCATGGGTGGAAGACCACACACTATTTCTGCTG caTACGAGCGCGGTCACCCGCGGCCCGCGCTCAGCGTGCACACGTTCACGCACTCCGAGCACGAGGTGTCGCAGCCGCGGGAGAGTGGCATCTACGCCAGACCTCCGCTGCCGACT CGATGCTCATCCCTGGAGCGTCCATCAGTACCGAGCAAGTCGGGTAACGCGAACACGTGCCAGCAAGAGTTCAAGCCGACCAAGCCTTCGTCTTTGCCGCCACATCTTACTAAAG AGATGCCACAAGCGTTGTATGTAAACATGTCGGAGCTGGCGACTCTGGCCGCCTCACGCGCCCAACAACATAACGCTGAACATCAACCGCAACAAGAGAAG GTATGCTCAGAAAGCAGTGCGAGTGAATCATCACTTGAATCTTCAAGCGGGTACGGCAGTCAAGGCGCCTTCGCGGCCGAAGACCACGCGCACCAGCACCAGGTCCAACACGCTGATG TCGAGTCCGAGATCGTGACGCTTCGTCGAGACAGCGATGCCTCCGTCGCCGCCGCGAGGGAGAGCTTCTCCATATCCCTCGGGAGTTTAGAGGAGGCCGTGAGGTCCTTGGACGAGGCCAGTGAGACTCCCGCCTTTGCGACTATAGGCAAGAAGCCGGCTGTGCCTAAACGACGGCCCGTGTCTATGACAG CGACCGTTTGGTCTCGCCGTGGATCGTCCAGCTCTTTGGGGAAGCCGCCGCCACCGGTGAGGCGGTCTTCGTCCATTTCGAGACCTCAAAGACCTCCTTAtgtacag AACAACTCTCAACCCGGTCAAATGGGTTCATCAGAAGCGGATAAcctgccgccgccgcccgcgttCCTGCTGCAACCGGACAACGAAACAAGCGGTG CTCACATCAACGTAGCAGAAACGGTCAAACAGCTGACCGAGCTGAAACACATGCCAGCATCTCCCGGCATTGTCCGCCGAAGTCTTCAACAACTGCAGAATCAAAACAACGCGAACCCCCAGTCTCCCACACAACCCTCCCTAAGCACTTTCCAACAAGCGAAGAGCAATTTCTCTTCGAACACCAGTCTAAATAGCACTGGGAATCTGAACCCGATATATGGACAGACGGGTCACAGGATAATGGCTTATGTTGAGAATTCAATGTATGTACGAAAGAATAGCTTGAACAGCTCCAATTCGGATTTGATGAGAGAGAATTCGG GAGGTATATACGGCGAAGGCAGAGGCTCACCACACGGCTCGAGCCCTTCCACACCCAGTTATGGAGAGAATAACTCGTTCTCAAGCTTCGGACCGAGGGTGTCTAATGAGTCACATTACGGACAGACTG GCTTCAAGCTGCAGCAGAGGGAAGAAAAGAAGTACGGGCAGAACACGATCTACGCGCAGCCGCTGGAGATCATGGCGGGCTTCACGAGCCTGGCGCGCCACGACGCGCTCAGCCCGCTGGCGCTGCGCAAGAACATCGCCGCGCGCTCGCACTCCGCCGACCGGCACCATGTTGAAC ATGGCGGTTTAATCGCAAGTTTAAGTGCTAAGTTAGCGCCGCAGCTGTCCCCGCGCACTTCTCGCCGCGCGATATCTACTATCACTCATTCGGATCAACCCCATAAAGGAAAAA GTTCGATGCCCGCGGCAGTGCAGCCGGCGTTCTTAGACAAGTTGTCGGCGACGATACAGCAACAGCGGCGGCAGTTAGACTCCACTCGCGCCAAGAGTGTTAGAGACATGATCAATGCTCACGCGCAG CCGGACCCTCGAGTATGTCACACATCATTGATGGAACAAATAAAACGCGGTGCAACGCTGCGCCGCAACAAACACTGCAACGATCGCTCCGCGCCTAAGATACGCTAG
- the mim gene encoding missing-in-metastasis isoform X3 produces the protein MTMEGTTEKDCSPLWNLYQQIVSDMKNSAPMWEEFISKATKLHSALKSALVAIAAFLDAFQKIADAATNARGATKEIGTALTRVCLRHRAIETRMKTFISALMDTLITPLSERADEWRRGSCATGALSREHARECKRARAELRRRVTEAQRHARKARRAPPDAKRRNEVCMQDIQERKQQLEEMEEKAVKAALIEERSRFCHFVSLLNPVVESEVAMLAEVGHLQEGSEQLIRHTAEPRTLPAASLQVICDVKSCYSGWAESGSAPHSPSASSRLGSRKSSLTSISSLNSQCSDHQHGVSGSTVSCSTPISNASSAGTIPAPTSESQHCLSQSTFRLASVCSADSGFRSQDALLRRSLYVDNGSDNQSVSSECITQAKSNIEDEHDGDEHDVISNAASATWPDLKDTAQFERAASAIMGGRPHTISAAYERGHPRPALSVHTFTHSEHEVSQPRESGIYARPPLPTRCSSLERPSVPSKSGNANTCQQEFKPTKPSSLPPHLTKEMPQALYVNMSELATLAASRAQQHNAEHQPQQEKVCSESSASESSLESSSGYGSQGAFAAEDHAHQHQVQHADVESEIVTLRRDSDASVAAARESFSISLGSLEEAVRSLDEASETPAFATIGKKPAVPKRRPVSMTATVWSRRGSSSSLGKPPPPVRRSSSISRPQRPPYVQNNSQPGQMGSSEADNLPPPPAFLLQPDNETSAHINVAETVKQLTELKHMPASPGIVRRSLQQLQNQNNANPQSPTQPSLSTFQQAKSNFSSNTSLNSTGNLNPIYGQTGHRIMAYVENSMYVRKNSLNSSNSDLMRENSGGIYGEGRGSPHGSSPSTPSYGENNSFSSFGPRVSNESHYGQTGFKLQQREEKKYGQNTIYAQPLEIMAGFTSLARHDALSPLALRKNIAARSHSADRHHVEHGGLIASLSAKLAPQLSPRTSRRAISTITHSDQPHKGKSSMPAAVQPAFLDKLSATIQQQRRQLDSTRAKSVRDMINAHAQPDPRVCHTSLMEQIKRGATLRRNKHCNDRSAPKIR, from the exons GTGCTACGAAGGAGATAGGTACGGCTCTGACGCGCGTCTGTCTACGTCACCGCGCCATAGAGACAAGGATGAAGACTTTCATAAG TGCACTAATGGACACACTAATAACTCCTCTATCTGAACGCGCGGACGAATGGCGCCGTGGTTCATGCGCTACCGGCGCGCTCAGCCGCGAACACGCTCGGGAGTGCAAGCGAGCCCGCGCCGAACTTCGTCGAAGAGTCACCGAAGCACAGCGACATGCTAGGAAGGCGAGGCGAGCGCCGCCCGATGCGAAGAGGAGGAATGAAGTCTGCATGCAG GACATACAAGAGCGCAAGCAGCAGCTCGAGGAAATGGAAGAGAAAGCAGTGAAGGCGGCACTCATTGAAGAGCGAAGCCGCTTCTGTCACTTCGTGTCACTGCTCAACCCAGTAGTG GAGTCTGAAGTGGCGATGCTAGCCGAAGTGGGCCACTTACAAGAAGGCAGTGAGCAACTGATCAGACACACAGCCGAGCCCAGGACATTGCCTGCAGCTAGTTTACAG GTGATTTGCGATGTAAAGTCGTGCTACAGCGGGTGGGCGGAGAGCGGCTCGGCGCCGCACTCGCCGTCGGCGTCGTCCCGCCTCGGCAGCCGCAAGTCTTCCCTCACGTCTATATCCTCGCTCAACAGCCAGTGCTCCGACCATCAACACG GTGTATCAGGCTCGACAGTGAGCTGTTCAACTCCGATATCGAACGCATCATCCGCCGGTACCATTCCGGCGCCCACCAGCGAGTCACAACACTGTCTTTCACAG TCCACATTCCGGCTGGCTAGTGTGTGCAGCGCTGACTCCGGGTTCCGTTCCCAGGACGCGCTCCTACGACGCTCGCTCTACGTTGACAAT GGTTCCGACAATCAGAGCGTAAGCAGCGAATGTATAACTCAAGCGAAGAGTAACATCGAAGACGAACACGATGGTGATGAACATGACGTCATCAGTAACGCAG CATCAGCCACTTGGCCAGATTTGAAAGACACAGCGCAATTCGAGAGGGCAGCCTCTGCTATCATGGGTGGAAGACCACACACTATTTCTGCTG caTACGAGCGCGGTCACCCGCGGCCCGCGCTCAGCGTGCACACGTTCACGCACTCCGAGCACGAGGTGTCGCAGCCGCGGGAGAGTGGCATCTACGCCAGACCTCCGCTGCCGACT CGATGCTCATCCCTGGAGCGTCCATCAGTACCGAGCAAGTCGGGTAACGCGAACACGTGCCAGCAAGAGTTCAAGCCGACCAAGCCTTCGTCTTTGCCGCCACATCTTACTAAAG AGATGCCACAAGCGTTGTATGTAAACATGTCGGAGCTGGCGACTCTGGCCGCCTCACGCGCCCAACAACATAACGCTGAACATCAACCGCAACAAGAGAAG GTATGCTCAGAAAGCAGTGCGAGTGAATCATCACTTGAATCTTCAAGCGGGTACGGCAGTCAAGGCGCCTTCGCGGCCGAAGACCACGCGCACCAGCACCAGGTCCAACACGCTGATG TCGAGTCCGAGATCGTGACGCTTCGTCGAGACAGCGATGCCTCCGTCGCCGCCGCGAGGGAGAGCTTCTCCATATCCCTCGGGAGTTTAGAGGAGGCCGTGAGGTCCTTGGACGAGGCCAGTGAGACTCCCGCCTTTGCGACTATAGGCAAGAAGCCGGCTGTGCCTAAACGACGGCCCGTGTCTATGACAG CGACCGTTTGGTCTCGCCGTGGATCGTCCAGCTCTTTGGGGAAGCCGCCGCCACCGGTGAGGCGGTCTTCGTCCATTTCGAGACCTCAAAGACCTCCTTAtgtacag AACAACTCTCAACCCGGTCAAATGGGTTCATCAGAAGCGGATAAcctgccgccgccgcccgcgttCCTGCTGCAACCGGACAACGAAACAAGCG CTCACATCAACGTAGCAGAAACGGTCAAACAGCTGACCGAGCTGAAACACATGCCAGCATCTCCCGGCATTGTCCGCCGAAGTCTTCAACAACTGCAGAATCAAAACAACGCGAACCCCCAGTCTCCCACACAACCCTCCCTAAGCACTTTCCAACAAGCGAAGAGCAATTTCTCTTCGAACACCAGTCTAAATAGCACTGGGAATCTGAACCCGATATATGGACAGACGGGTCACAGGATAATGGCTTATGTTGAGAATTCAATGTATGTACGAAAGAATAGCTTGAACAGCTCCAATTCGGATTTGATGAGAGAGAATTCGG GAGGTATATACGGCGAAGGCAGAGGCTCACCACACGGCTCGAGCCCTTCCACACCCAGTTATGGAGAGAATAACTCGTTCTCAAGCTTCGGACCGAGGGTGTCTAATGAGTCACATTACGGACAGACTG GCTTCAAGCTGCAGCAGAGGGAAGAAAAGAAGTACGGGCAGAACACGATCTACGCGCAGCCGCTGGAGATCATGGCGGGCTTCACGAGCCTGGCGCGCCACGACGCGCTCAGCCCGCTGGCGCTGCGCAAGAACATCGCCGCGCGCTCGCACTCCGCCGACCGGCACCATGTTGAAC ATGGCGGTTTAATCGCAAGTTTAAGTGCTAAGTTAGCGCCGCAGCTGTCCCCGCGCACTTCTCGCCGCGCGATATCTACTATCACTCATTCGGATCAACCCCATAAAGGAAAAA GTTCGATGCCCGCGGCAGTGCAGCCGGCGTTCTTAGACAAGTTGTCGGCGACGATACAGCAACAGCGGCGGCAGTTAGACTCCACTCGCGCCAAGAGTGTTAGAGACATGATCAATGCTCACGCGCAG CCGGACCCTCGAGTATGTCACACATCATTGATGGAACAAATAAAACGCGGTGCAACGCTGCGCCGCAACAAACACTGCAACGATCGCTCCGCGCCTAAGATACGCTAG